Proteins found in one Oncorhynchus keta strain PuntledgeMale-10-30-2019 chromosome 2, Oket_V2, whole genome shotgun sequence genomic segment:
- the LOC118372316 gene encoding 28 kDa heat- and acid-stable phosphoprotein-like isoform X3 — translation MKAQRELEANGGVEKEEEKSSGSDDSSSEEEDINKKKSGVEGLIEIENPNRISQKSKKVTELDVNAPKELSRREREEIEKQKAKERYMKLHLEGKTDQARADLARLAIIKKQREDAQKKRDGLKKEKEAEDSKSKH, via the exons ATGAAAGCACAGAGGGAGCTG gaggCGAATGGCggggtagagaaggaggaggagaagtcaTCAGGATCTGACGACAGCAGCAGTGAAGAGGAGGACATT AACAAGAAGAAGAGTGGCGTGGAGGGATTGATCGAGATTGAGAATCCCAACCGCATATCGCAGAAAAGTAAGAAGGTGACCGAGCTAGATGTCAACGCACCCAAAGAGCTGTCAcgcagagagag GGAGGAGATTGAGAAGCAGAAGGCAAAGGAGCGCTACATGAAGCTGCACCTGGAGGGGAAGACGGACCAGGCACGGGCTGACCTCGCCAGGCTGGCCATCATcaagaagcagagagaggacGCGCAAAAGAAGAGGGACGGCCTCAAAAAAG AAAAAGAGGCTGAAGACTCCAAGTCCAAGCATTAG
- the LOC118372316 gene encoding 28 kDa heat- and acid-stable phosphoprotein-like isoform X1, translating to MPRGGKKGHKGRGKQFSNPEEIDRQMKAQRELEANGGVEKEEEKSSGSDDSSSEEEDINKKKSGVEGLIEIENPNRISQKSKKVTELDVNAPKELSRREREEIEKQKAKERYMKLHLEGKTDQARADLARLAIIKKQREDAQKKRDGLKKEKEAEDSKSKH from the exons ATGCCAAGAGGCG GTAAAAAAGGTCACAAGGGTCGGGGAAAGCAGTTCAGCAACCCAGAAGAGATCGACAGACAGATGAAAGCACAGAGGGAGCTG gaggCGAATGGCggggtagagaaggaggaggagaagtcaTCAGGATCTGACGACAGCAGCAGTGAAGAGGAGGACATT AACAAGAAGAAGAGTGGCGTGGAGGGATTGATCGAGATTGAGAATCCCAACCGCATATCGCAGAAAAGTAAGAAGGTGACCGAGCTAGATGTCAACGCACCCAAAGAGCTGTCAcgcagagagag GGAGGAGATTGAGAAGCAGAAGGCAAAGGAGCGCTACATGAAGCTGCACCTGGAGGGGAAGACGGACCAGGCACGGGCTGACCTCGCCAGGCTGGCCATCATcaagaagcagagagaggacGCGCAAAAGAAGAGGGACGGCCTCAAAAAAG AAAAAGAGGCTGAAGACTCCAAGTCCAAGCATTAG
- the LOC118372316 gene encoding 28 kDa heat- and acid-stable phosphoprotein-like isoform X2 produces the protein MPRGGKKGHKGRGKQFSNPEEIDRQMKAQRELEANGGVEKEEEKSSGSDDSSSEEEDINKKKSGVEGLIEIENPNRISQKSKKVTELDVNAPKELSRREREEIEKQKAKERYMKLHLEGKTDQARADLARLAIIKKQREDAQKKRDGLKKEAEDSKSKH, from the exons ATGCCAAGAGGCG GTAAAAAAGGTCACAAGGGTCGGGGAAAGCAGTTCAGCAACCCAGAAGAGATCGACAGACAGATGAAAGCACAGAGGGAGCTG gaggCGAATGGCggggtagagaaggaggaggagaagtcaTCAGGATCTGACGACAGCAGCAGTGAAGAGGAGGACATT AACAAGAAGAAGAGTGGCGTGGAGGGATTGATCGAGATTGAGAATCCCAACCGCATATCGCAGAAAAGTAAGAAGGTGACCGAGCTAGATGTCAACGCACCCAAAGAGCTGTCAcgcagagagag GGAGGAGATTGAGAAGCAGAAGGCAAAGGAGCGCTACATGAAGCTGCACCTGGAGGGGAAGACGGACCAGGCACGGGCTGACCTCGCCAGGCTGGCCATCATcaagaagcagagagaggacGCGCAAAAGAAGAGGGACGGCCTCAAAAAAG AGGCTGAAGACTCCAAGTCCAAGCATTAG
- the LOC118372306 gene encoding SH3 domain-binding protein 1-like, with protein MLKSFNLLKQLGSVGKSQDATDLLTEDLVMVEQRVEPAKKAAQVIHKKLLGCLQSQLGLDTERRMKKLPLMLLSVSMAESFKDFDADSSIRKVLEMCCFMENHLAKTLAEFELKLEKEVLEPLNKLSEEDLPEILKNKKQFAKLTMDWHNALNKSQASTGPQAKQDGLKEEVEEAWRKLESIKDQYSADLYHFATKEEAYANYFIRLLELQAEHHKNSHDFLERNITELKESHNQTDSQKNNSRGKVYGEPLLTHLYDSGREIAVPIQECVHMLLHTAMREEGLFRLAAAASVVKRLKSSLDGGVMNHSEFTDPHAVAGALKSYLRELPEPLMTFELYNDWFQAAGEKELTDKLEQFKIVLKKLPSENYNNLRYLVQFLSCLSEQQAVNRMSPSNIAIVLGPNLLWPHMEGEAALLDMASASSVQVVAVVEPLIKYSSSLFPEEVDFEIPDLPGVSDLTLLEPEPSESGKENLARTTSSSSLCSSSTPSHPSLCKTISSGSQNSGGLFIFKSGSFVHRTTTWGNSASDPPSSTPLTRTSVQTQSTFPISSPTLVHNTSPLPSPKLSPGPTLVPSPPPVSVCSPTQKQSPESESLEPILEAPPDSPKAILTITSSYKPRSSFFQHKRSIPGKEQVVATYSRPSTPAPPAPAEAPKTQPHPAPKPLAPVLKKAPNKKGAIRPPQIPPPKPPVLVSKQVTSIAQ; from the exons ATGCTGAAATCATTCAACCTCTTAAAGCAGTTAGGATCTGTGGGGAA ATCACAGGATGCCACTGACCTTCTCACAGAGGATCTGGTTATG GTGGAGCAGCGGGTGGAGCCAGCCAAGAAGGCAGCGCAGGTTATTCACAAGAAGCTGCTTGGCTGTCTGCAGAGTCAACTAGGGCTGGACACAGAGAGACGAATG aaaAAACTCCCTCTCATGCTGCTCTCTGTTAGCATGGCTGAGAGCTTTAAAGACTTTGATGCAGACTCTTCTATCAG GAAAGTGTTGGAGATGTGTTGCTTCATGGAGAACCATCTGGCCAAAACACTGGCTGAATTTGAGCTGAAGCTGGAGAAGGAGGTTTTGGAGCCTCTCAATAAGCTCAGTGAG GAAGACCTTCCAGAGATTCTCAAAAACAAGAAGCAGTTTGCAAAACTCACAATGGACTGGCACAATGCACTCAACAA GTCCCAGGCCAGTACGGGCCCTCAGGCAAAGCAGGACGGGCTgaaagaagaggtggaggaggccTGGAGGAAACTGGAGAGTATCAAG GATCAGTACTCTGCAGATCTCTATCACTTTGCCACTAAAGAAGAGGCCTATGCCAACTACTTCATTCGT CTGCTGGAACTACAAGCAGAACATCATAAGAATTCCCATGACTTCCTGGAACGAAACATTACTGAGCTAAAAGAAAGCCACAATCAAACAg ACTCCCAGAAGAACAACTCTAGGGGGAAGGTATACGGGGAGCCCCTGCTGACGCACCTGTATGACAGCGGCAGGGAGATCGCTGTTCCCATCCAGGAGTGTGTTCACATGCTGCTGCACACCGCcatgagggaggag ggtctgtTTCGTCTGGCGGCAGCAGCCTCGGTAGTGAAGAGACTGAAGAGCAGTCTGGATGGAGGAGTCATGAACCACAGCGAGTTCACTGACCCTCACGCAGTCGCAG GGGCTTTGAAAAGCTACCTGAGAGAGCTGCCTGAACCTCTCATGACCTTTGAACTCTACAATGATTGGTTTCAAGCAGCAGG GGAGAAAGAATTGACAGACAAACTTGAGCAGTTTAAAATTGTGCTGAAGAAGTTACCATCAGAAAACTACAACAACCTCCG GTACCTGGTACAGTTCCTGTCATGTCTGTCAGAGCAGCAGGCGGTTAACAGGATGAGTCCCAGTAACATTGCCATAGTACTGGGTCCCAATCTGTTGTGGCCTCACATGGAGGG ggaggcAGCGTTGTTGGACATGGCGTCTGCCTCCTCTGTCCAGGTCGTGGCGGTGGTTGAGCCTCTCATAAAATACTCCAGCAGCCTGTTTCCAGAAG AGGTGGACTTTGAGATTCCTGATCTTCCTGGGGTCTCAGATTTGACCTTGTTAGAACCTGAACCCTCAGAGTCTGGGAAAGAGAACCTTGCCagaactacctcctcctcttccttatGCTCTTCCTCTACCccttctcatccttctctctgtaAAACAatcag CTCAGGATCACAGAACAGTGGAGGTCTATTCATCTTCAAGTCAGGCTCCTTTGTTCATAGAACCACCACCTGGGGGAACTCTGCCTCAGACCCACCTAGCTCAACCCCACTTACCCGTACCTCAGTCCAGACCCAGAGCACGTTCCCCATCTCAAGCCCAACACTGGTTCACAACACATCCCCACTACCCAGCCCCAAACTGTCTCCTGGCCCAACCCTGGTTCCTTCCCCACCACCGGTGTCTGTCTGCAGTCCGACCCAGAAGCAGAGCCCTGAATCAGAATCACTAGAACCCATCTTAGAGGCCCCACCGGACTCCCCCAAAGCTATACTGACAATCACCTCATCATACAAAC CGAGGAGTTCCTTCTTTCAGCATAAGCGGTCCATCCCTGGTAAAGAGCAGGTGGTCGCTACATACTCCAGACCCAGCACCCCAGCACCTCCAGCCCCAGCAGAGGCACCCAAAACCCAGCCACACCCTGCACCCAAGCCCCTAGCTCCGGTCCTGAAGAAGGCCCCGAACAAAAAGGGTGCAATTAGGCCCCCTCAAATCCCACCACCCAAGCCCCCAGTACTGGTGAGCAAACAGGTGACCTCTATAGCACAGTGA